The Apodemus sylvaticus chromosome 5, mApoSyl1.1, whole genome shotgun sequence genome has a segment encoding these proteins:
- the Ptrh1 gene encoding probable peptidyl-tRNA hydrolase produces MGVSMLRSGLFRPGMRRSWALSRQASEARFPGKRWLVAGLGNHGMPGTRHSVGMAVLGQIAQRLGVAENWARDSRCAADLALARLGDAQLVLLRPRRLMNVNGRSVAQAAELFGLTAEEIYLVHDELDKPLGKLALKLGGSARGHNGVRSCISCLNSNAMPRLLVGIGRPTHPSMVETHVLGCFSPEEQELLSPLMGQATDLLLDHIRARSQGPLSGL; encoded by the exons ATGGGGGTCAGCATGTTGAGGTCCGGCCTTTTTCGCCCAGGGATGCGGCGGAGTTGGGCCTTGAGCCGGCAGGCTTCCGAGGCTCGGTTCCCCGGGAAGCGGTGGCTG GTGGCTGGCCTGGGGAACCACGGAATGCCCGGCACCCGGCACAGTGTGGGCATGGCGGTGCTGGGGCAAATAGCACAGCGACTGGGAGTGGCAGAGAATTGGGCTCGTGACTCGCGCTGCGCTGCTGACCTCGCCCTGGCCCGGCTTGGGGATGCTCAGCTGGTCCTGCTCAGACCACGGCGGCTCATGAACGTCAATGGGCGCAGCGTAGCCCAAGCTG CGGAGCTGTTTGGGCTGACTGCGGAAGAGATCTATCTGGTGCATGATGAACTGGACAAGCCCTTGGGAAAACTGGCTCTGAAGCTGGGGGGCAGTGCAAG GGGCCATAATGGAGTCCGTTCCTGTATTAGCTGTCTGAACTCCAAT GCAATGCCAAGGCTGCTGGTGGGCATCGGGCGCCCCACACACCCTAGTATGGTGGAGACCCATGTGCTGGGCTGCTTCTCCCCGGAGGAGCAGGAGCTCCTGTCCCCATTGATGGGTCAGGCCACTGACCTGCTCCTGGACCACATCCGTGCTCGAAGCCAGGGACCACTGTCGGGCCTCTAA